Within Pseudomonas brassicacearum, the genomic segment CCTTTTCAACCGTTTCATCAATAAGGGTGTCGGGCGGCGTGCCGCGACCCTGCCTAACAGCCTTTCAGACCTGCATGCTCATCACGTCCTTATAAGCCGTGAGCAATCGGTTACGCACTTGCACACCCATCTGGAAGGCAATGCTGGCTTTCTGCGAGTCGGCCATCACATCACTGAGCGACACCGCAGCACTGCCCGCCTGGAAGGCGTTGGATTGGCTGGTAGCGGTTTGCTGAAGTTGATTGATGCGCTGTAGCGATGCCTGAAGTTCTCCGGCGAACCCACTGCTCGACACGCTGGTGAGGTTACGGGGGCTTGCCCCTTCGGCCTGCTCGGCAAGGCTCGTCAGTTGTTGCAAGGCATTGGTAAGGGCGGACGAATTCATGACGCAAGACCCGTATGTAGCGATTAGGCCAGCAGATTACCAAGCCCGCAGGCCCGTACATTCGTTCAAATGACGACAAAAGCGATGGCTTTTCCGGCCTTTAGCTTTCGGCATTTTCGCCAGAATGAAGCTCTGCCAGCCGTCCCGATTCCTGCGACGCCCATGGGTGTTGCCGCAGCGGGAGGCTGTTCGACTACTACTGCTACCGGACTCTGCAATGTCTTTCGTACCAGCCCTATCCTCGCTATCGAGGTGCTCGTGAGTACCGCAGTTCTGGCCAAGGGCGCGCCTAAGAACATTCCGGTCAGTGTTCCAGCCAAGCCGTTGGCGGCGTTGTCGAGCCTGTTTCGCAGTCAGCCGTTACTGCCCCTGTTGTTGGCGGGCGCGGCGGTCATTGCAACCTTAGTGGCGTTGTTGCTGTGGGCGCGAGAGCCGGAGTATCGCGTGCTTTTTTCCAGCCTCAGCGAAGCGGACGGCGGGCAAATCATCGGTGAACTGGACAAGCGCGGGATTGCGTATCGTTTGGGCGAAGGGGGCAACACCATCATGGTGCCCAGCGACAAGATGAACGCATTGCGCCTGCAATTGGCCGAACAAGGCTTGCCCAAGGGCGGCAGCATCGGTTTCGAATTGTTGGACAGGCAGGCGTTCGGTGTCAGCCAGTTTGCCGAGCATCTGAATTATCAGCGCGGCCTGGAAGGTGAACTGTCACGGACCATCGAGTCTCTGGGGCCGGTAGCGAAGGCGCGTGTTCATCTGGTCATGGCCAAGCAGTCGGTCTTTGTTCGCGATCGAGAGGCGGCGCGGGCGTCTGTGGTGCTGACCTTGCAGCCCGGCCGCGAGTTGGGGCCGAGCCAGACCAGTGCCATTGTGCATCTGGTTACCTCCAGTGTGCCGGAACTGAACGTGGATGCTGTCACCGTGGTGGACCAGAATGGTCGCCTGTTGTCCCAGACGCACAGCGACAACAGCGGCCTTGATGGGTCGCAACTCAGCTATGTGCGTGAAGTAGAGCGTTCCTACCAGCGCCGTATCGAGGACATCCTCACCCCCTTGCTGGGCAATCAGAATGTTCACGCCCAAGTGGTCGCCCAGATCGACTTTTCCAGCCGCGAAAGCACCGCTGAACGTTACGCGCCCAATCAGGACCCCAACGAGGCGGCAGTGCGCAGTAAACAGACCTCTGAGCATGTGTTGGAAGAGGATGGCGCGGGGCGAGGTGTTCCTGGCGCGCTGACCAACACACCACCCAATACCCCGGCACCGACTCGCGCCACGGCACCTGCACCTGCGCCCGGCACCGCGCCGGCCGCGGCCGCTGGCACTGCAAACGCAGCCGAGACGCAGGGCGGCAAGTCGCTGCAAAGCGAGCGCATGATCAACTACGAAGTCGACCGTAACGTCGAGCACGTCAAATCGGGCCAGGGCAACATTCAGCGCCTGACGACGGCGGTGGTGGTCAACTACCGCACGGTGCTCAAGGACGGTACGCCAACGCCGGAGCCGTTGAGCAAGGAAGAGCTGGAGAACATCAACAACCTGGTGCGCCAGGCCATGGGCTTCACGGAAAGTCGGGGCGATGCCTTGCAAGTGATCAACAGCCCATTTGTCGAGACCGATACGGCGGTGACCGAGCCGGCATGGTGGAAAACCCCCGAGGCCTACAACCTGTTGATGAGCGCTTTGCGCTACTTGCTGGTCGGTTTTGCCGCGTTGACCCTGTGGTGGCTGGTGCTCAGGCCGATGCAGCGGCGCAATGCCGAGATGAACCGGCGCGTCCCAGGGGCCCTGGCTGAGCCGGGGGCCGCCCTCGTGCCAACCACCATGGGCACCGGTCTCATGGTCGCCAATCAGGACCATGCGCCGCAAACCCTGCCGCGCAAATCGGCCGTGTACGAGCAGAACATGCAGAGCTTGCAGCAGATCGCTGCCGAAGACCCAAGACTGGTCGCCATGATCGTGCGCGGGTGGATGAAAAAAAATGACTAACAAGATGAGCGGGTCTCGCCGCAGTGCAATTTTGCTGTTGTCGCTCGATGCCGACAGCGCCGCCGAAGTGTTCAAGTTCCTGCCGAGCTCGGACGTCGAAGCCATCAGTATGGAAATGGCACGTCTGAGCCAGGTGTCCCATGATGAAATGCGTCAGGTCCTGGAAGAGTTCATGGACGAGACCGATCAATATGCGGCCATCAACATCCAGACCAGCGACCATATTCGCGCGGTATTGACCAAGGCCCTGGGCAGTGAGCGTGCGGCCAGCCTGATCGACGATATCCTGGAGAGCACCAACACCGGTTCCGGCATCGACAAGCTGAACCTGATGGAAGCCTCGATGGTTGCCGAGATGATTCGTGACGAGCATCCACAGATTATCGCGACCATCCTCGTGCATCTGGAGCGCCCTCAGGCATCCGATATTCTCCAACTGCTGCCCGACCGCCTGCGCAACGACATTATTTTGCGGATCGCGACCTTCAGCGGTGTGCAACCGGTAGCGTTGCAGGAACTGACGGAAGTGCTGGGCGTCATGCTCGATGGGCAAAGCCTCAAGCGCAGCAAAATGGGCGGGGTAAGAACGGCGGCGGAAATCCTCAACCTGATGAGTTCCTCGCACGAAGAACTGGCCATCGAAACCGTACGCCTGCACAACGAAGACCTGGCCCAGAAGATCCTCGACGAGATGTTCCTGTTCGAGAACCTCATCGAGGTGGACGATCGCGGCATCCAGTTGTTGCTTCAGCAGGTCGAGAACAACTCGTTGGCGGTTGCTCTCAAAGGCGCGCCGCCGGCCTTGCTCGAACGCTTCCTCAACAATATGTCGCAACGTGCCGCGCAATTGTTCCGTGAAGACATGGAGGCACGCGGGCCGATCCGCATGTCCCAGATCGAGGCCGAGCAGAAGGCCATTCTGCAGGTGGTCCGACGCTTGTCCGACAGCGGCGAAATCGTGACTGCGCGCGGGAATGACGCTTATGTCTGAGTACTCGCACGCGCCGGACAACGAGCGTTGGCAAACCTGGCAAATGGACCCGCTGGGCAGCAATGAGGTGCCTGCCCCGGATCCGGAGATGAGTCATCGGGAGTTGCGGCGCAAGCAAGCTTTTCAGCACAGGCTGGAAATGCAGGCGCTACGCGAGAAAACCGTCAGCGAGGCGCAGCAGATCGGGCATGCCCAAGGGATGGAGCAAGGGTATGCGCAGGGGCTGAGCGAAGGTCGCCAGGCCGCTGCGCTGGAGTTGCAACAACAGGTGCTACAGACGTTGCAGCCGTTGCTTGAGCTGTGCCAGAACTTTGATCAGGCGCTCAAGCAGATGGATGCGCATATTGCTCGCCAGTTGACCCGGATTGCCCTTGATGCCGCGCAACAACTGGCCGGGGAGGCCCTGACCGCGCAGCCGGAGCAGGTCATCGCCATTGTGCAGAGGATGCTCCATAGCGACCCCGAGCTGACCGGAAAACCGCGCCTGTGGTTGAACCCGGATGACTTGCTATTGGTTCACCGCAGCCTTGGCGAACAGATTGCCGCTGCCGGGTGGGCCTTGCACGCCGATACGGCGATTTTGCCCGGCGGTTGCCGAGTAGTCAGCGCCAGCGGTGAGTTGGATGCCACGCGCCAGTCACGCCTGGGGATGTTGAGTCGCAGTACTGAGCGGGCACTCGACAATGCGGTGGCGATCCTCGGCGAGCAGCCATGACCCACGGCAATCTGCATATCGAACGCTGGAGTGGCGTCCTGGATACTTTTGAAGGGGCGCCATTGCGTGTCGCCGATTACCTGCGCAGCGGACGGATTGTCCGCGCCACCGGCATGGTTCTTGAGGCGGTGGGGCTGCGCCTGCCCTTGGGGGGCGCCTGTCTCATTGAGTTGGCCGCGCAAAGTCAGGCCTGCCTGCAATCGGTTTATGCCGAGGCGCAAGTGGTCGGTTTTGCCGGTGAAATCCTGTACCTGATGCCCTTGGAGGAAATCCAGGGGTTGCAACCGGGCGCGCGGGTGCTTGCGTCGCTGGATTGTCTGGAGGGCGAGGCGGGAGCACGCCATTTTCCGCTGGGCATGTCGCTGCTCGGGCGGGTGCTGGACAGCAGTGGACAGCCGCTGGATGGCCGGGGGCCGCTGCTGGGCGCCCATTACGCCAGTCTGCACACGCAGCCGCTCAACCCACTCAAGCGTGCCCCGATCGACCGTCAGATCGATGTCGGTATTCGTGCCATCAATGCCTTGCTGTGTGTCGGTCGCGGCCAGCGCCTGGGCCTGTTCGCCGGATCCGGCGTCGGCAAATCGGTATTGCTTGGCATGATGGCGCGCTACACCCAGGCCGATGTCATCGTGGTCGGTCTGATCGGCGAGCGGGGCAGGGAAGTCCAGGACTTCATCGATAACATCCTGGGCGAAGACGGGTTGCGCCGTTCCGTGGTCGTCGCCGCGCCGGCCGACACGTCGCCGCTGCAACGGTTGCAGGGGGCGGTGTATGCGACGCGCCTGGCCGAGGATTTTCGCGACCAGGGCAAGGATGTCCTGTTGATCATGGATTCGTTGACCCGCTATGCCATGGCCCAGCGTGAAATCGCCCTGGCCGTGGGTGAGCCTCCGGCGACCAAGGGCTATCCACCCTCGGTGTTCGCCAAATTGCCGAAACTCGTTGAGCGCACTGGCAATGGCCCTCTGGGAGGGGGATCAATCACCGCGTTTTATACGGTGCTCAGCGAGGGCGACGATCAGCAGGATCCGATTGCCGACGCGGCACGGGCGATTCTGGATGGGCACATCGTTCTGTCTCGTCACCTGGCCGAATGCGGGCATTACCCGGCCATCGATATCGAAGCGTCGATCAGCCGGGCGATGACAGCCATCGCCAGTGAGTCGCAGCAGCGCAAGGCACAACAGCTCAAGCAAATGCTCTCACGCTACCAGCGCAATCGCGACTTGATCAGCGTCGGCGCCTATGCGCCAGGGCACGATGCCCAGCTCGATCGCGCCGTTGGCATGTATCCGCACATCGAGCGATTCCTGCAACAACGCATCAATGACCGTGCAAGCCTGGAAGAGACCGTATCCGGGCTCAACCTCTTGTTCCCTGGTAAATGATCCTTCCTGGCGAGTAATCAATGATGGTTAATCAGTCCCTCGACCTGCTTATCGAACTGTCCGCCAAAGCGCGGGATGTGGCGGCGCGTGCATTGGCGCAGAGTCGCCAGGCCGAGCAGCAGGTGATCAATCAGTTGCGCACACTGGATGAGTATCAGCAGGAGTACCGGCAGAACTTGCAACGCGAACTGCTCAAGGAGGGCATGAGCCCCTCGGCCCTGACGAATTACCGTGGCTTTCTGCATTCGCTGGAAGAGGCCGTCGATCGGGCACAAAAGAGCCTGGAGCGTCACCGAAAACAGGTGGCCCAGCATCAACTGACCTGGATGGCGCAGTGGCACAAGGTCAATGCCTTTGAAGCATTGGTCAGTCGTCGGGCGCAGCAGGAGCGGCTGCTGGCCGGGCGTGTCGAGCAACGGCAAACCGATGAGATGGCCAGCCAGATGCATCAGCGTCTCGACCGTTTCCTGACCTCCATCGACAACCGTTTCTAGAGGACACCATGGATATCATCGCTTCGTTCGCCTCATCGTCGGCGGCCTTGTCTCAAGCTGATGCATCAAGCTCGCCCCAGGGCAGGGCTGCCGAGTCATTTGCATCGGTACTGAGCCAGCTGGGCGAGGCTGCGGCGAGCAATGATCCGACCGGGTCGACGGTTTCGACCGATGACAGCAGGGCTCTGGCGGGAACGACGGTGCCGGCCACCGAGCCCCCTGCGCCGACTCCCACGTCTTCGACGATCAACCAGGCGTTGGCGCCCGCGAGCCATGACGCTGCTGCGGTCCAAGAGACTGAGCTGTCAACGATGTTGCCGGGTGCGGTGGCGCAGGAGGCCGTTCTCGAGCCCGTCCAGCAACCGGAACCGACGTGCTTGCCGTCTCCTGCTGTTCAACCGGGCCAGCAAGTGGCGGCCGCCCGGGCAGAACAGGACGCCCTACCCACGGACGACGATCCCGATCTGGATATCTACGCCACGGCAGGAGACCTGGGTGAAAACGTTGAACAGGATGCCATGGACGGTACGGATGCCCATGACAGCAAGCTGGAGGATATTCGTCAGCGCATGGATCTGATTCAAAGTGCCGGCCAGCTTGATCCGGCTTTGTTGGTCGTGGCGCCCATGGGGCCTCAACCGGTCGTGGCACTCGCTGTCGCCAGCCAGGAAGTTGTGTCGGCGGACCCCGACACGTTGGTCAGCCCCAACACAAACCTGCCGACGTCGAATCCTGTGCTTGAGAACAGCGAGTCAGAGGCCCCTGTGGATACGTCCGTGCGGATGGAGGTGCAGGGGGCTGTGCCGGCATTGGGCGGTGCGGTTGCCGATGCGCTGCAAGACGTACGAAAGCAGAGCGATAATATGCCGGTCTCCGGTCAGGTCGAAGGCACTGTCAGTGGCGATGTACCAGGCGCTTTCAACTTGGTATTGCCGGCCTTGAACAGTGTCGGCTTGAGCAGTGCCGACAAAGTCGTGGCCAATGGCCTGACGCTCTCTGCCGCCATTGGCACAACCGACTGGCAGGACGGCTTGGGGCAACAGGTGATCGACATGATCACGCGCGGCGAGCAACAGGTCGACCTGAAGTTGAACCCGGCCGGGCTTGGTCCGCTGTCCATTAGTCTCAACCTCAGTGATGGCAACACTCAAGCGCAGTTCCAGTCGGCGCATGCCTCGGTGCGTACCGCGGTAGAGCAGGCATTGCCGCAGCTGCGAGAAGCCCTGGCTTCCCAAGGCATTTCATTGGGCCAGGCTTCGGTCAGCGATGAGTCCTCGCGTCAGGCGTCAGGCGATCAGGCTCGGCACGACGCCCAAGGCAGCCGCAGTGGCGTGAACAGTCTCGCCTCGGCGCCGAGCGAAGATGACGCGGCGGTACAAAGCATCGTTGTGCGCAGTTCGGGCGTCGACTTGTACGTCTGAATAGCAAATCAAAACAGCAAGATACCGCCGTTACCCTGGTCTTATTGCCCCATGGGGAGACCGGGTGGTTGTTCATACTTGAGCCCTGCCCACCGTTCTCCTTCTTTCCAGGGTTCCAACCGATGACCACCACCCGCAAAACCCCCTGGCTCTTGATTCTGTTGCTGGCGATGGTCGCCGCTGCAGCCAGCTCCGGCGGCATGTATGTCTTTATGAGCCACAACAGGACCGCTGTCGACGAGACGGCGAAAGTTGCAGCCGTGGAGAACAAGCCCCAGGCGCCGCGGCTGGTCACGATTGCGCCGATGACGGTCAATCTTCAGAACGAGCGCAATGAGCAAAGCCTGCTGTATGTGGGGTTCGTGCTAGAGGTGGGAAATGAAGCGACGCAGGTATTCCTGCAGCAGTACATGCCGCAGATTCGCAGCCAGCTTTTGACACTGTTGAGTGGGCAGGACAGTACGCAACTGGCCAATCCGCAGGGCAAGGAGCGCCTCGTTGCCAACATACTCGAAATGCTCAAGCACTCCTCGACGGCACAGCCGTCGGAGCTCTCGGTGCTCAATGTTCTGTACACCGACTTTATCGTGCAGTGACCCATGGCTATAGACGATTTGCTCTCCCAGGACGAGATCGACATGTTGATTCGCGGCGGTGTCGACGACGACGCCCCGGATGATGCCGCTACGCTCAAGGATGCCGATGTTCGTCCATACGATCCGGCGACTCAGCATCGGGTGATCCATGAGCGCTTACACGCTCTGGATATCATCAACGAGCGTTTCGCCCGCTACTTGCGCATGAGCCTGTTCAACCTGATCAGGCGCAGCATCGATATCACCGTCACCAGCGTGCGCTACCAAAGCTACAGCGACTTTTCCCTGCACATGCCGATGCCCACCAACATCAATCTGTTGGCGATGAAGCCGCTGCGCGGTACCGCGTTGGTGGTATTTCCGCCCAGTGTGGTGTTCATGGTCGTGGACAACCTGTTCGGTGGAGATGGCCGTTTCGTGACCAAGTCCGAAGGCCGGGAATTCACCCACACCGAGCAGCGCATCATCCGGCGTTTACTGGGCTTGACGGTGGACGCCTACAAAGACGCGTGGAAGTCTGTCTATCCCCTGGAAATCGAATACCTGCGTTCGGAGATGCAGGCCAAGTTCGCCAACATCACCAGTTCACCGAATGAAATCGTAGTCAATGCCACGTTTCATTTGGAGGTCGGCAACCTCTCCAGTGATTTCAACATCGTGATCCCCTACCTGATGATCGAACCGATGCGTCAGCTGCTTAACGGCCCTCTGACCGATGTCAATCCCGAAGAGGAGCGGCAATGGAACAAGCGCATGGCTGGCGAAATTACCCACTCAGAGATCGAGCTGATCGCCGACTTTGTCGAGATGGATGCGCGGGTCGGGCAAGTCATGGCGCTGAAAGTCGGTGACGTCCTGCCTATCGAACTGCCTGACATCGTCAGTGCTCGTGTCGACGGGGTGCCTGTCATGAAGTGCGAATTCGGTAGCCAGAACGGCGTGCGTGCCTTGCTCGTGAAGGAGTTGGTCGATCACTCCCTGGGCCTTGCCTCTTCCACTTCAACCAGCAAGTTCATCAAGGGCCATGTGTCCACCGCCAAGGAGTCTGACCATGACTGATTCAAGCCAAATCGAGCCACAGGAGGTCGATGACTGGGCCAGCGCCATGGCCGAGCAGGGCGCCGAGCCCCAGACCGATGACCCTTGGGCCACGGCCCTTGCCGAACAGGGCGAGGCGCAGGAAACCGCTGAACAGGCTGCCGCAGGCGTCGGCACCAGCGTCTTCAAGCCACTGCCGGTTCCACCACCCGTGGCCGCCGCGCGGGAGCTGGAGATGATCATGGACATTCCGGTCAAGTTGAGCGTCGAGCTTGGCCGCACGCGGATCACCATCAAGCAGTTGCTCGAGCTGGCCCAGGGTTCGGTACTGGCGCTCGACGGCCTGGCGGGTGAACCCATGGACATCTTGATCAACAGCTACCTGATTGCCCAGGGGGAAGTGGTGGTCGTGGATGAGAAGTACGGCATCCGGATCACGGAGATCATCACCCCTTCCGAACGCGTACAAAAGCTCAACCGATGAGTCAGTTCAACCAGACACCCCCGGTGCCCCTTGGCGTCCCCTCGGACAGCCTGATGAACCTGGCATTACTCGGCAAGACCGCGTTGGCGCTGGGGCTGGTGGTCGCCTGCGTCTTGCTCTGCGGCTGGCTCGCCCGTCGTGTCGGAGTGCGCACCTTGAAGCCCGGTAACGTGATGCGCGTGGTCAGCAGCACAAGCCTGGGGCAGCGTGAGAAAGTGGTGATCGTCGAAGTTCAGGGCAAGTGGCTGGTGCTGGGGGTGACTGCGCAACAGGTCAGTGCGTTATCGCAGATGGATGCGCCGCCAGCCGACGCCGAGGGCGCCACCGCGACCGGCGATGGTTTTGCCGAGCGCCTGGCCGCTGCGCTGCGGCGCAGTAGCCCGCGCAGCGACGATCAGCCGGGGAGTCCGTCATGAGCAGGTCGGTTGCTTTTGCGCGGGGCTTGAAACGGGCGGCGCTGTCGGCCTTGTTGCTGGTTTCGCTGATGGCCAATGCCCAGGCTGAACCGGCGCTTCAGGAGTTGGCCGCTTTCACCGGGCAGGCTGGCGGTCAGCAATGGTCACTGAGCCTGCAAACCCTGTTGCTGCTCAGTGCCATGGCGTTCCTGCCGGCAGTGCTGCTGATGATGACCGGCTTTACCCGCATTATCATCGTCCTGGGTTTGCTGCGTACCGCCATTGGCACCACATCGGCGCCACCGAACCAGGTGTTGCTGGGGCTGTCGTTATTCCTGACGTTTTTCGTCATGTCCCCGACCCTCGATCAGGCCTATGAAAAAGCCTGGCTGCCCTTTTCCAAGGACGAGATCACGGTTGAGCAGTTTCTCGACCAGGCGAGTCAGCCGTTTCGCACGTTCATGCTGACCCAGACGCGTCAGGGCGACCTCGCGCTGTTTGCGCGCCTGGCCCAGATCGAAGACTTGCAAGGCCCTGAAGACGTGCCGATGCGGGTATTGCTGCCGTCCTTTGTCACCAGCGAACTGAAGACGGCGTTCCAGGCCGGTTTTACGATCTTCATTCCGTTCTTGATCATCGATCTGGTGGTCGCCAGCGTGCTCATGGCGCTGGGCATGATGATGGTGCCGCCGTCGACGATTTCGCTGCCGTTCAAGCTGATGCTGTTTGTGCTGGTCGATGGCTGGCAGTTGCTGCTCGGCTCACTGGCGCAAAGTTTTTTCACCTGATGATGTGGCTTGGAGGACGTGGACAATGACACCGGAAATGGTCATGGACCTGGCTTACAAAGGGATGCGCATGAGTATGGTCGTGGCGGGCCCCGTGTTGTTCGTGACCCTGTTTATCGGTTTGCTGGTGAGCCTTTTCCAGGCCGCGACGCAGATCAACGAATCCACGCTGTCGTTCATCCCAAAAATTATCGGGGTGTGCGTGGTGCTGGTGCTGGCGGGTCCGCTGATCATGGAAATGTTGGTCGACTATACCCGCGCGCTGTTTAGCAGTTTGCCTACGCTGATCGGCTGACGTCGGTGATCGAGGTCAGTTCTGCGCAGTTGCAACTCTGGGTGAGCAGCTTCTTCTGGCCGTTCTGTCGGGTGTTGGCATTCCTGATGAGCGACCCGATCCTGGGTCATAAAAACGTTTCGAGCCAGGTCAAGGTCGGCCTGGCGATGCTCCTGGCTTTCCTGCTCGCGCCCAATCTGCCGCCCATGCCGGATGTCGCCCTGTTTTCATGGGCCGGTTTGGGGGTGATTGTGGAGCAGGTGTTGATCGGGATGTCCCTGGGCATGGTCATGCGCGTCACGCTGGCGGTGGTCGAGATGGCGGGCGATATTTGCGGCATGCAGATGGGACTGGCCTTCGCCACGTTCTTTTCCGCCGATACCAGTACCAACAGCCTGGTACTGTCTCGCTTTCTGAGCATGATCACGATCCTGATGTTTCTGGCGCTGGAGGGGCATCTGATGGTGCTCGAGTTGCTGGCGGCAACCTTCAAGAGTTTGCCGATCGGTAACCTGCACTTCGACCCCAATGCCTGGAACCTGCTCGCTCGCTATGGCAGCACGATTTTCCTCACCGGACTTTTGTTGGCGCTGCCTATGGTCGGCACGTTGCTGATCATCAACCTGGCCATGGGCATTCTGAACCGCGTCTCGCCGCAATTGACGGTGTTTTCCGTGGGCTTCCCGGCGACATTGTGCGTGGGGTTGGTGTTGCTGATGGTGGTGATGGGCGATCTGGGGCAGTTTCTCGCCAGGCTGATGACCAACACGCTGCAATTCATGCAGTACCTGATCGAACACATGGCGCGGCCATAAACCCACCCGGGCAACCCTGCGGGAGCCTGGCTTGCCTGCGAAAAACAATGACGCGCAATACCTGAAAACCGCGGCGCACTCTTCGCGGGCAAGCCTTGTTCCCACAGGTTGTTCGTGGCGATTGTGCGGTTTCAGATGTACTCGAACAACGACATTTTCTGAATACTGACGAAGGTCTGCTGGGCAGCCTGCAGCGCGACTTGCAGCGAGGTGTACTCGGTGACGGATTCGGTGTAGTCGGCATCCACCAGACCGGACAGGCGTTCGGTGTAGCTGAGCGCCAGGTCATCACCGATGGTGTCGAGCACTTCCAACTGATTCAACCGTGAACCCACTGAGGTCAGTACGGTCAGGACATTGTCCTGGGCATTGCTCAGTTCGCGACTGACCGTGGACAGGGTGTTGTTCAGGCTGGCTTGATCCGCTTCGGTCTCCACCGGCGTCTGCAACGCTGTGATCAGGTTTTTCAAGGTTGCGAACAGGTCCGGGTCGGCATCGGCCGCGGCGCTGACAGTGATGGTGTCGCCGTCGGCCGGGGTCCCACTGAGGGTCAGGGAGAGCCCGTTGACTTCAAGGGTGTCGCCGGAGGTATACGCAACCGGGTCTGCGCCATCGATGCTGTATTGGGCTGTGCCGTCGGCGGCTGTGCTGAAAGTCACGGTAAAGCCCGTACCGTAGGCGGCGTCCTCGGTGTCAGTGATGTCGGGGCCGTCGAAGGTCACGCTGCCGGTGTTGTCGCCGGCTTCGGCAATAAAACCTGCGGAGCTGCTGACCGACAGGAAAATCGACGCGCCGTTGTCGCCGCTGGTCATGGTCTGGGTGGAGCTGACCTGTTGCGTGACAACGTTGTCATCGCCCTGGTAGACCAGCTCGCCATCGGCATTTTCGGCGAAGGCCGGGCTCTGGCTCTGATAGCCGGAAAACAGGTAGTTGCCGTTGCTGTCCGTGGCATTGGCCAAGGTCACCAGCGTGTCGTAGACGCCTTGCAATGAGGTGGCGAGTGATTCGCGGTCGGCATCGCTCAAGGTGCCGTTGTTGGCCTGGACGACCAGGGCCATGGCACTGCTGATGGCATCGTTGATGCTATCGAGCGTACTTTCTTCCTGGGACAGCGAGGTCGTGATGGCACTACGTGAGTCGGCGTATTGCTCGTTGGCCGCGATCGCCTGGCGGACGTTGACGGCCTGGGCGGCGGCCAGGGAGTCGTCGGAAGGGGTTTCCACTCGCGTGCCGCTGGCCACTTGCTGGGCGGCGTCCTGGTAGGCGCTTTCCTGGGCGAGCATGGAATTCAAGCTTTGGTTGTAAATTGTCGCACTGCTCAGACGCATGGCGTGACGCTCCTTTCAGACGTTATCAGCTGATGTCCAGAATGGTATCGAGGAGGCTGGTGCCCACCTCGACGACCTTCGCACACGCCTGGTAATACTGTTGATAGACAATAAGGTTGGCCGCCTCTTCATCAAGGTTGACCCCCGATTCCGATTGCTGCAGCGTCGTCAATTGCTCGGTCAGGCTCGATTGGGTTTCCAGTTGGCCCGCGACTTTGCTGGCGGTGCTGCCCACGTCACTGACCAGTGCCGAGTAGGTTTGGCTGAGGGTAGAGGTGCCGCCCACAATGTTGTCTGTTTGCAAATCCAGCATCGCCAGGGCGTTGGTGTTATCGCTGCTGCCGGTCGAGGTGCCAGCCGCAAGCAGGCTCCCATCGCTGATCAGGGTGCTGAAACTGCTGGCGGCGGTGCGTGTGGGCAGCACCAGAAAACTGTCGCCGTTATCGGCGGTGCCACTGATGGTCACGCTCATGCCGGCGAACGCCAGGGTGCCGGAACTGCTGTCGTAGGTGGCGTCGAGGCTGGCGCCAGTGTCGTTACGGGTCACGGTGTAGCCGTCGGTGTCGGAATAGCTGACGGTGTAGTCGCTGGCACTCAACGCACTCACATCATCGGTGAAGGTCGCGGTCAGAGTGGCGTCACCGGTATTGCTGGTATTGCCGTAGATGCTCGGATCGTCGACCGAAAACAGCGCTGTGCCGGTGTCGCCATTGAGGTCGATACCGGCTTGCTGCAAGGTGTTGAAGGCTTGTGTCAACGAGACTGCCAGCAGCCCCAACTGGTTT encodes:
- the fliR gene encoding flagellar biosynthetic protein FliR, which translates into the protein MIEVSSAQLQLWVSSFFWPFCRVLAFLMSDPILGHKNVSSQVKVGLAMLLAFLLAPNLPPMPDVALFSWAGLGVIVEQVLIGMSLGMVMRVTLAVVEMAGDICGMQMGLAFATFFSADTSTNSLVLSRFLSMITILMFLALEGHLMVLELLAATFKSLPIGNLHFDPNAWNLLARYGSTIFLTGLLLALPMVGTLLIINLAMGILNRVSPQLTVFSVGFPATLCVGLVLLMVVMGDLGQFLARLMTNTLQFMQYLIEHMARP
- the flgL gene encoding flagellar hook-associated protein FlgL, which codes for MRLSSATIYNQSLNSMLAQESAYQDAAQQVASGTRVETPSDDSLAAAQAVNVRQAIAANEQYADSRSAITTSLSQEESTLDSINDAISSAMALVVQANNGTLSDADRESLATSLQGVYDTLVTLANATDSNGNYLFSGYQSQSPAFAENADGELVYQGDDNVVTQQVSSTQTMTSGDNGASIFLSVSSSAGFIAEAGDNTGSVTFDGPDITDTEDAAYGTGFTVTFSTAADGTAQYSIDGADPVAYTSGDTLEVNGLSLTLSGTPADGDTITVSAAADADPDLFATLKNLITALQTPVETEADQASLNNTLSTVSRELSNAQDNVLTVLTSVGSRLNQLEVLDTIGDDLALSYTERLSGLVDADYTESVTEYTSLQVALQAAQQTFVSIQKMSLFEYI